A stretch of Microbulbifer bruguierae DNA encodes these proteins:
- the acs gene encoding acetate--CoA ligase, whose translation MTNNAETYLVPAEYAANSLLDEMQYFELYKRSLDDNEGFWREQAQRLDWIEPFTQVKDVSFARDDLHIRWFADGKLNVAANCLDRHLAEHGDDTAILWVGDEPGTCREISYRELHRDVCRFANGLKSLGVTRGDVVTIYMPMVPEAAVAMLACARIGAVHSVVFAGFSPEALAGRMDDGRSRTLITANAGRRGGRSVMLKQNVDKAVALCKETTVAHVVVFNYTDDHTDWNPAIDRDYAELMAAHSDDCPAEVMGAEDPLFILYTSGSTGKPKGVLHTSGGYLTYASLTHEYVFDYRRGERYWCAADIGWVTGHSYILYGPLANGATTVMYEGVPNYPDVTRVAQIIDDHQINILYIAPTAIRALMAEGNKPVAGASLESLRLLGTVGEPINPEAWKWYHRTFGRNRCPIVDTWWQTETGGAMLTPLPGATALKPGSATRPFFGVQPALVDNEGNILEGAAEGNLVLLGSWPGQMRTVFGDHQRFAETYFSTFENMYFTGDGARRDEDGYYWITGRVDDVLNVSGHRMGTAELESALVAHEAVAEAAVVGYPHDIKGQGIYIYVTLNSGVEPSEEMRQTLREWLRSEIGPIATPDQIQWAPGLPKTRSGKIMRRILRKVAADECDQLGDISTLADPGVVNDLVANRAAATASA comes from the coding sequence GTGACCAATAACGCAGAAACTTACCTCGTCCCCGCAGAGTACGCGGCCAACAGCCTGTTGGATGAGATGCAGTATTTCGAGCTCTACAAGCGCTCGCTCGACGACAATGAAGGCTTCTGGCGTGAGCAGGCGCAACGACTCGACTGGATAGAGCCCTTTACCCAGGTCAAGGATGTCTCCTTCGCCAGGGACGACCTGCATATCCGCTGGTTCGCCGACGGCAAGCTGAACGTCGCCGCCAATTGTCTCGACCGTCACCTGGCGGAACACGGCGACGATACCGCCATCCTGTGGGTGGGTGACGAGCCCGGCACTTGCCGCGAGATCAGCTACCGCGAACTGCACCGGGATGTATGCCGCTTTGCCAATGGCCTCAAGAGCCTCGGCGTAACCAGGGGCGATGTGGTAACCATCTACATGCCCATGGTGCCGGAGGCGGCAGTGGCCATGCTCGCCTGTGCCCGCATCGGTGCCGTCCACTCGGTGGTATTTGCCGGCTTCTCTCCGGAGGCCCTCGCCGGGCGGATGGACGACGGCCGCTCCCGCACCCTGATCACCGCCAACGCTGGTCGCCGTGGCGGCCGCTCGGTGATGTTGAAGCAGAACGTGGATAAGGCTGTCGCCCTGTGCAAGGAGACCACCGTGGCGCATGTGGTGGTGTTCAACTACACCGACGATCACACCGACTGGAACCCGGCCATTGACCGCGACTACGCCGAATTGATGGCCGCCCACAGCGATGACTGCCCGGCGGAAGTGATGGGCGCGGAGGACCCACTGTTCATCCTCTACACCTCCGGCTCTACCGGCAAACCGAAAGGTGTACTGCACACCAGCGGCGGCTACCTCACCTATGCGTCACTGACCCACGAATACGTCTTCGACTACCGTCGCGGCGAGCGCTACTGGTGCGCCGCGGATATCGGCTGGGTCACCGGCCACAGCTACATTCTCTACGGTCCGCTGGCCAACGGCGCCACCACCGTGATGTACGAGGGCGTACCCAACTATCCCGATGTCACCCGAGTGGCGCAGATTATCGATGATCACCAGATCAATATTCTCTACATCGCCCCTACCGCAATCCGCGCACTGATGGCGGAAGGCAACAAGCCCGTCGCGGGTGCCAGTCTGGAAAGCCTGCGCCTGCTGGGCACCGTGGGAGAGCCGATCAATCCGGAAGCCTGGAAATGGTATCACCGCACGTTCGGCCGCAACCGCTGCCCGATCGTGGACACCTGGTGGCAGACCGAAACCGGGGGCGCCATGCTGACACCCCTGCCCGGTGCCACCGCCCTCAAACCCGGCTCCGCCACCCGCCCCTTCTTCGGCGTACAACCGGCACTGGTGGACAACGAGGGCAATATCCTGGAGGGTGCTGCCGAGGGCAATCTGGTGCTGCTGGGCAGCTGGCCCGGGCAGATGCGCACCGTGTTTGGTGATCACCAGCGTTTTGCCGAAACCTACTTCAGCACCTTTGAAAACATGTACTTTACCGGTGACGGCGCCAGACGCGACGAAGATGGCTACTACTGGATTACCGGCCGCGTCGACGATGTGCTGAACGTGTCCGGTCACCGTATGGGTACGGCGGAACTGGAAAGCGCCCTGGTAGCCCACGAGGCCGTGGCGGAAGCGGCAGTCGTGGGCTACCCCCACGACATCAAGGGTCAGGGGATTTATATCTATGTCACCCTGAACAGCGGCGTGGAACCCAGTGAAGAAATGCGCCAGACCTTGCGCGAATGGCTGCGCTCCGAGATAGGCCCCATCGCCACCCCGGACCAGATCCAGTGGGCTCCGGGACTGCCGAAAACCCGCTCGGGCAAGATCATGCGGCGCATCCTGCGCAAGGTGGCAGCGGACGAGTGCGACCAGCTGGGCGACATCTCCACTCTCGCCGATCCCGGTGTGGTGAACGATCTGGTGGCCAACCGCGCGGCGGCGACTGCCAGCGCATAA
- a CDS encoding DcaP family trimeric outer membrane transporter: protein MSVKTIKNCKLAGAVALAVMMNGLPVAVFAEAENMTAEQLQQRIVELQAQVNQLAARQQVLAANPEPARSNTFGDTNIQIGGYIKLDSLFSDYSDGSSATAAIGEDFLVASTIPVGGESGDIHYHAHAKSTRLFIKSSTESGAGTINTHLEIDAMAGGQGDERISNSYAQRLRHAYVDWQMDENRSLLAGQTWSTFFNVGALPEGLDFVGPVGTIFERQPQLRYSHKVGSGQIQFAAENPATTLYNGAENPYDDNRTPDIVLRYNNSVGDLSYSVASMSRELAYENGADEDSRRGYAISLAGKMPIGKDDIRFMYSYGNALGRYLGLNSYRAGIIDVDGDIELIDQHGGFIALRHFWSEEWRSNLVLSATAADNPGFVSDMTPSAYQSAQLNLMYSPMPKLSLGGEYIFARKEVENASGLLADDSGDLQRLQFSVKYVF from the coding sequence ATGTCAGTAAAAACAATAAAAAACTGCAAACTGGCCGGTGCTGTGGCGCTGGCTGTGATGATGAATGGTTTACCTGTGGCAGTATTTGCAGAAGCAGAGAATATGACCGCGGAGCAGCTGCAGCAGCGCATTGTTGAGCTGCAGGCGCAGGTGAATCAGCTGGCCGCGCGGCAACAGGTACTGGCGGCAAACCCGGAGCCCGCACGCAGTAACACCTTCGGCGACACGAATATCCAGATCGGCGGCTATATCAAACTGGATAGCCTTTTCAGCGATTACTCGGATGGCAGTTCCGCCACTGCCGCAATCGGCGAAGATTTCCTTGTCGCGTCCACCATACCGGTGGGTGGAGAGAGTGGCGATATTCACTACCACGCCCATGCGAAGTCTACGCGGCTGTTTATCAAGTCGAGCACCGAATCCGGTGCCGGCACCATAAACACTCACCTCGAAATCGACGCCATGGCGGGCGGTCAGGGCGATGAGCGCATCAGCAATTCCTACGCGCAGCGTTTGCGCCATGCCTACGTAGACTGGCAGATGGATGAGAACCGCAGTCTTCTGGCGGGGCAGACCTGGTCGACCTTTTTCAATGTCGGCGCGCTGCCGGAGGGGCTGGATTTTGTGGGGCCGGTGGGCACCATATTCGAACGCCAGCCACAGTTGCGCTACTCGCACAAAGTGGGCAGTGGACAGATCCAGTTTGCGGCGGAAAACCCCGCCACCACGCTGTATAACGGTGCGGAAAATCCGTATGACGATAACCGCACCCCGGATATCGTATTGCGTTACAACAATAGCGTTGGCGATCTGAGCTATTCCGTCGCTTCCATGAGCCGGGAACTGGCCTATGAAAATGGCGCGGACGAGGATTCCCGGCGCGGATACGCCATCAGTCTGGCCGGCAAGATGCCTATTGGCAAAGACGATATCCGTTTTATGTACAGCTACGGAAACGCGCTGGGTCGCTATCTGGGGCTCAACAGTTACCGCGCTGGAATCATCGATGTGGATGGCGATATTGAACTGATTGACCAGCATGGTGGTTTTATTGCGTTGCGCCACTTCTGGAGCGAAGAGTGGCGCAGCAATCTGGTGTTGTCGGCGACCGCTGCCGATAACCCCGGCTTTGTCAGTGACATGACTCCCAGCGCCTATCAGAGCGCGCAATTGAATCTGATGTACTCACCGATGCCGAAGTTGTCACTGGGCGGCGAGTACATTTTCGCCCGTAAGGAAGTGGAAAATGCCAGCGGCTTATTGGCCGATGACAGCGGTGATTTGCAACGACTGCAGTTTTCCGTGAAATACGTCTTCTAA
- a CDS encoding DUF4212 domain-containing protein, whose product MSFESEQHADDYWKENLRMMLTLLCVWFVVSFGCGILFVDELNAIRLGGFKLGFWFAQQGSIYVFLALIVVYVVKMNKLDRKYNVHEDHEEPEEFEDALEEEFGQ is encoded by the coding sequence ATGAGTTTCGAAAGTGAACAACACGCCGATGACTACTGGAAGGAAAACCTGCGCATGATGCTTACGCTGTTGTGCGTCTGGTTTGTGGTGTCCTTCGGTTGCGGCATTCTATTTGTCGATGAACTGAATGCGATCCGCCTCGGCGGTTTCAAACTCGGTTTCTGGTTTGCCCAGCAGGGATCCATCTATGTATTCCTGGCACTGATCGTCGTATACGTGGTGAAGATGAACAAGCTCGACCGCAAGTACAACGTACACGAGGATCATGAAGAGCCGGAAGAGTTCGAAGATGCACTCGAAGAAGAATTCGGTCAGTAG
- a CDS encoding BCCT family transporter, with translation MSAHTTEQQAHFNPPVFYAATAVLLLMVTYAVIFPENATTNFKALQSWIVVHMSWYYVLVVAIILISTVAIAMSRFGEIKMGPEHSEPDYDFTSWFAMLFSAGMGIGLLFFGVAEPVMHYLEPPVGETGTVYAAREAMVITFFHWGFHAWAIYAIVALILAYFSYRHKLPLTLRSALYPLIGERIYGPIGHAVDVFAIVGTVCGVATTLGYGVLQINSGLNHLFGLPVSPGIQVVLIVVTTLLATVSVVLGLDAGIKRLSQLNMVLAGILLIMVLLLGSTIYLLQAFVQNFGSYLSEIVGKTFNLFAYQPTDWLGGWTILYWGWWMSWSPFVGLFIARISRGRTIREFVVGAMLVPALVTMLWMTFFGNSAIHMILDQGLTLLGEIVAKDQSVALFQFLEQFPFSSVFSFVAVIMVVVFFVTSADSGALVVNMLSSHGRDDTPLWQRIFWCFLIGVVAIALLLAGGLGSLQTAVIASALPFSAILLVAIYGLVAALRTDTVKRITQSAVVAPISAHNPVSWQRRLKNALRLPSLSEVREYIREIGEPALEEFAAEIRKNGYQAVVTKGEKRSVQLEVLQGDEVSFIYGLHPKATIKPDAVNPEQELDDSFDDGSPDKYFRAEVHLYEGGQDYDVMGWTREQLLTDMVSQYERHLQFLHTLR, from the coding sequence ATGAGTGCACACACTACCGAACAGCAAGCCCATTTCAACCCCCCGGTATTTTACGCCGCCACCGCAGTCCTGTTACTGATGGTCACTTATGCGGTCATTTTTCCAGAAAATGCCACGACCAACTTCAAAGCGCTGCAATCCTGGATCGTGGTCCACATGAGCTGGTACTACGTCCTGGTAGTGGCCATCATACTGATCAGCACCGTCGCCATCGCCATGTCGAGGTTTGGCGAAATCAAGATGGGGCCCGAACACTCGGAACCGGATTACGATTTCACCTCCTGGTTCGCCATGCTGTTCTCCGCCGGCATGGGCATCGGCCTGCTGTTTTTTGGCGTGGCCGAGCCAGTGATGCACTACTTGGAACCACCGGTGGGAGAAACCGGTACGGTATACGCCGCGCGCGAAGCCATGGTGATCACGTTCTTTCACTGGGGGTTTCACGCCTGGGCCATCTACGCCATCGTGGCCCTGATCCTCGCCTACTTCAGTTACCGACATAAACTGCCACTGACCCTGCGCTCGGCCCTGTACCCGTTGATCGGCGAGCGGATATACGGCCCTATCGGCCATGCGGTGGACGTGTTCGCGATCGTTGGCACCGTTTGCGGGGTTGCCACGACACTTGGCTACGGTGTGCTGCAAATCAACTCCGGACTCAATCACCTGTTTGGCCTGCCGGTAAGCCCCGGGATTCAGGTGGTACTGATTGTGGTCACCACTCTTCTCGCTACGGTTTCCGTGGTGCTCGGCCTCGATGCCGGTATCAAGCGCCTGTCGCAGCTGAATATGGTCCTTGCCGGCATTCTGCTGATCATGGTCCTGCTACTGGGCAGTACCATTTATCTACTGCAGGCCTTCGTACAGAATTTCGGCAGCTACCTTTCCGAGATTGTTGGCAAAACCTTTAACCTGTTCGCCTATCAGCCTACCGACTGGCTGGGAGGCTGGACCATTCTCTACTGGGGCTGGTGGATGTCCTGGTCGCCGTTTGTAGGCCTGTTTATTGCGCGTATTTCCCGCGGACGCACCATTCGCGAATTTGTGGTCGGCGCAATGCTGGTACCGGCGCTGGTGACCATGTTATGGATGACGTTCTTTGGCAACTCGGCGATTCATATGATCCTAGACCAGGGCCTGACCCTGCTGGGAGAGATAGTCGCAAAAGACCAGTCGGTGGCCCTGTTCCAGTTTCTTGAGCAGTTTCCGTTTTCCTCGGTATTTTCCTTTGTCGCGGTGATCATGGTGGTGGTGTTCTTCGTCACTTCCGCGGATTCCGGGGCGCTGGTCGTCAATATGCTGTCGTCCCACGGGCGCGACGATACTCCGCTGTGGCAACGTATTTTCTGGTGTTTCCTGATCGGTGTCGTGGCTATTGCACTGCTGCTGGCCGGCGGGCTTGGATCCCTGCAGACAGCGGTTATCGCCAGTGCCCTGCCCTTTTCCGCAATTTTGCTGGTCGCCATCTATGGTTTGGTCGCAGCGCTGCGCACCGATACGGTCAAGCGCATCACCCAGTCCGCGGTGGTCGCCCCCATCAGTGCGCACAACCCCGTAAGCTGGCAACGACGTCTGAAGAACGCCCTGCGACTGCCCTCGCTTTCGGAGGTACGTGAATATATCCGCGAAATTGGTGAGCCTGCACTTGAAGAATTCGCGGCTGAAATACGAAAAAATGGTTACCAGGCTGTTGTAACCAAAGGCGAAAAACGGTCTGTACAACTGGAGGTACTACAGGGCGATGAAGTCAGTTTCATCTACGGCCTGCACCCGAAAGCCACGATAAAGCCAGATGCGGTCAACCCGGAGCAGGAACTCGACGACAGTTTTGACGATGGCTCTCCAGACAAATATTTTCGCGCGGAAGTACACCTCTATGAAGGTGGTCAGGATTATGACGTGATGGGCTGGACCCGGGAGCAGCTGCTCACCGACATGGTGTCTCAGTACGAACGACATCTGCAATTTTTGCACACGCTGCGCTAA
- a CDS encoding sodium:solute symporter family protein, translated as MDIQTLTFLIVGATFAVYIGIAIWSRAGSTHDFYVASGGVNPVANGMATAADWMSAASFISMAGLISFMGYDGAVYLMGWTGGYVLLALCLAPYLRKFGKFTVPAFIGDRYYSNTARTVAVICAVFVCFTYVAGQMRGVGVVFSRFLEVDITTGVVIGMAIVFFYAVLGGMKGITYTQVAQYCVLICAYLVPAIFISIMMTGHVIPQIGFGSELADGSGTYLLDKLDGLSTELGFAEYTSGTKSTIDVFFITAALMVGTAGLPHVIVRFFTVPKVRDARKSAGWALLFIALLYTTAPAIATFARVNMIDTINGTDAQGTAYEEAPSWISNWENTGLISWEDKNGDGKMFYSGDERNEMTIDRDIMVLANPEIAGLPAWVIALVAAGGIAAALSTSAGLLLVISTSISHDLLKRNLMPDISDKQELSYARIASAVAICIAGYLGINPPGFVAQVVAFAFGLAASSFFPAIILGIFSKRMNKEGAIAGMISGITFTAAYIIYFKFVDPSANTPENWWFGISPEGIGTLGMLLNFAVAVVVARFTAEAPKEVQQLVADIRFPKGAGEASAH; from the coding sequence ATGGATATTCAAACCCTTACTTTTTTGATTGTCGGTGCGACCTTCGCGGTGTACATCGGTATTGCGATCTGGTCGCGCGCCGGGTCAACCCACGATTTTTATGTAGCCAGTGGCGGCGTCAACCCTGTGGCCAATGGCATGGCGACGGCGGCGGACTGGATGTCCGCAGCCTCGTTTATTTCCATGGCGGGCCTGATCAGTTTTATGGGCTACGACGGGGCTGTTTACCTGATGGGCTGGACTGGTGGCTATGTGTTACTGGCCCTGTGCCTGGCACCCTATCTACGCAAGTTCGGCAAGTTCACGGTGCCGGCATTTATCGGCGACCGCTACTATTCCAACACCGCCCGCACCGTGGCAGTAATCTGTGCGGTTTTCGTCTGCTTTACCTATGTGGCTGGGCAGATGCGCGGCGTGGGCGTGGTGTTCTCACGCTTCCTGGAAGTGGACATTACCACCGGCGTTGTCATTGGCATGGCGATCGTATTCTTCTACGCGGTGCTCGGCGGCATGAAAGGCATCACCTACACCCAGGTCGCTCAGTACTGCGTACTGATCTGTGCCTACCTGGTGCCGGCGATCTTTATCTCCATCATGATGACCGGGCATGTGATCCCGCAGATCGGATTTGGATCCGAACTGGCCGATGGTTCCGGGACTTATCTGCTCGACAAGCTCGACGGTTTGTCAACGGAGCTCGGCTTTGCCGAATACACCTCCGGGACCAAAAGCACCATTGATGTGTTCTTCATTACCGCAGCGCTGATGGTGGGCACAGCAGGTCTGCCTCACGTGATCGTACGCTTTTTTACCGTGCCGAAAGTGCGCGACGCGCGTAAATCGGCCGGATGGGCGCTGTTGTTCATCGCCTTGCTGTACACCACCGCACCGGCGATCGCCACCTTTGCCCGGGTCAACATGATCGACACCATCAACGGAACGGACGCCCAGGGCACCGCCTATGAAGAAGCGCCGAGCTGGATCAGTAACTGGGAAAACACCGGGCTTATTTCCTGGGAAGACAAGAATGGCGATGGCAAGATGTTCTATTCCGGCGATGAGCGTAACGAGATGACCATCGACCGCGACATCATGGTGTTGGCAAACCCGGAGATTGCGGGCCTGCCGGCCTGGGTGATTGCCCTGGTTGCCGCCGGTGGCATTGCCGCGGCACTGTCCACCTCTGCTGGTCTCTTGCTGGTGATCTCAACCTCGATATCCCATGACCTGTTGAAGCGCAACCTGATGCCGGATATCAGTGACAAGCAGGAGTTGAGTTACGCGCGCATTGCATCGGCGGTGGCAATCTGCATCGCCGGGTACCTGGGTATCAATCCACCGGGCTTTGTGGCACAGGTGGTGGCCTTTGCCTTCGGACTCGCGGCGTCCTCCTTCTTCCCCGCAATTATTCTTGGGATTTTCAGCAAGCGCATGAACAAGGAAGGGGCCATTGCCGGCATGATTTCCGGTATTACCTTCACTGCGGCGTATATCATCTACTTCAAGTTCGTCGATCCTTCGGCCAACACGCCGGAAAACTGGTGGTTCGGGATTTCCCCGGAGGGTATTGGAACCCTGGGGATGCTGTTGAACTTTGCGGTTGCTGTGGTGGTGGCACGCTTTACTGCGGAAGCACCGAAAGAGGTGCAGCAACTGGTGGCGGATATCCGTTTCCCGAAAGGGGCGGGAGAGGCCAGCGCACACTGA
- a CDS encoding response regulator transcription factor, whose translation MNTHTDSGHPARHFIIADDHPLFRNALRMSIQQTFPGAIVYEACDMQSLQQCVAGHPHCDLLLLDLHMPGAHGFSGLIFLNGQYPQLPVMVVSANEKPEIMCRAIDYGACGFLPKSAPVAEIAQALQRTLAGDIWLPPTVAERYESGGATSDNGVIDVIATLTPQQFRVATMLAEGLLNKQIAYEMQVTEATVKAHLTALFRKLEVNSRTQAVLALSSLDVEAPGQFAPPEKPDEKSRQLN comes from the coding sequence ATGAATACTCATACCGACAGCGGGCACCCCGCCCGGCATTTCATTATTGCGGACGATCACCCCCTGTTCCGCAATGCCCTGCGCATGTCCATTCAGCAGACATTTCCCGGCGCGATCGTTTACGAGGCCTGTGATATGCAGAGCCTGCAACAGTGTGTGGCGGGGCATCCACACTGCGATCTGCTGTTGCTGGACCTGCACATGCCCGGCGCCCACGGTTTCAGCGGACTGATTTTCCTGAACGGCCAGTACCCACAACTACCGGTGATGGTGGTTTCCGCCAATGAAAAACCGGAAATCATGTGCCGCGCCATCGACTACGGCGCCTGTGGTTTTCTGCCAAAATCCGCGCCGGTGGCAGAGATCGCCCAGGCGCTGCAGCGCACGCTGGCAGGGGACATCTGGCTGCCGCCAACGGTGGCGGAGCGCTACGAATCCGGCGGCGCGACGAGTGATAATGGCGTGATAGATGTGATTGCCACCCTCACTCCGCAGCAGTTTCGTGTCGCCACCATGTTGGCGGAAGGATTGCTGAACAAACAGATCGCCTATGAAATGCAGGTGACCGAGGCCACGGTGAAGGCACACCTCACGGCGCTCTTCCGCAAGCTGGAGGTCAACTCGCGCACCCAGGCGGTACTGGCGTTGAGCAGTCTGGATGTGGAAGCGCCCGGGCAGTTTGCGCCGCCAGAAAAGCCCGACGAAAAGAGCCGGCAGCTGAACTGA
- the arfB gene encoding alternative ribosome rescue aminoacyl-tRNA hydrolase ArfB, which produces MFNVSNHVALSLDEIEMSAVRAQGAGGQNVNKVSSAIHLRFDIAASTLPAEVKQRLLEMRDQRISTDGVVVIKAQRFRTQEKNREDALERLRLLIASALKTPKKRLPTKPSKGSKERRLQKKTRRGAIKSLRGKVSDH; this is translated from the coding sequence ATGTTCAACGTTTCTAACCATGTGGCTTTGTCTCTGGACGAAATAGAAATGAGCGCAGTGCGGGCGCAGGGGGCTGGTGGGCAGAATGTCAATAAGGTCTCGTCCGCGATACACCTGCGTTTTGATATCGCCGCGTCTACGCTTCCTGCGGAAGTGAAGCAGCGTCTGCTGGAGATGCGGGATCAGCGAATTTCCACTGACGGTGTGGTGGTCATCAAGGCGCAGCGCTTTCGCACCCAGGAAAAAAACCGGGAGGATGCACTGGAGCGTCTGCGCCTATTGATTGCCAGCGCATTGAAAACCCCGAAAAAACGCCTCCCCACAAAGCCCTCCAAAGGCTCGAAAGAGCGCCGCCTACAGAAAAAAACGCGGCGCGGAGCCATCAAGTCCCTTAGGGGAAAAGTTTCAGATCACTGA
- a CDS encoding Ldh family oxidoreductase: protein MSDRYSAEALKGFASALFASTGLESDRADVMADTFLQADLMGFTTHGLNRVASNLHWLQSGASRKRGEPHVLADRGNCFNWDAEFLPGPWVVNLAIDQALARAGEYGVVTATIRRSQHIACLAAYLPKIVQGNCVGILTCSTPAEHTVSPQGSKTALFSANPIAFCAPAGDYPLLFDISMSVTAGGYVSRAAREGNMLPQQYLKDSDGNLSNDPQAFAQGGSILPVGGVDHGYKGAALSAMLEVLSMGLGGYGRGDMVADDDEANSVFLQIIDPSAFGNSENFLRQTRALMQLWEACDSDDDSAVRIPGRRAWQLRKEQLRNGVELYPTIVEDLRGLAESYALDMPPPVN, encoded by the coding sequence ATGAGCGATCGCTATAGTGCAGAGGCGTTGAAAGGTTTCGCCAGTGCACTGTTTGCAAGTACGGGACTGGAGTCGGATCGTGCGGATGTTATGGCAGATACATTCCTGCAGGCGGATCTGATGGGATTCACTACGCATGGCTTGAACCGGGTTGCGAGTAACCTGCACTGGCTGCAGAGTGGCGCTTCGCGTAAACGTGGTGAACCCCATGTGCTGGCGGATCGCGGCAACTGTTTCAATTGGGATGCCGAGTTTCTGCCGGGGCCCTGGGTTGTCAACCTGGCGATTGACCAGGCGCTGGCGCGGGCGGGTGAATATGGTGTGGTCACTGCAACCATTCGCCGCAGCCAGCATATTGCCTGCCTGGCGGCCTACCTTCCGAAAATCGTCCAGGGCAATTGTGTGGGTATCCTGACCTGTTCGACGCCCGCTGAGCATACGGTTTCGCCACAGGGCAGTAAAACCGCGCTGTTTTCCGCAAACCCGATCGCCTTCTGTGCCCCGGCAGGGGATTACCCGCTGTTGTTTGACATCAGTATGTCGGTAACTGCGGGCGGCTATGTGTCTCGTGCTGCACGAGAAGGAAACATGCTGCCCCAGCAGTACCTAAAAGATAGTGATGGCAATTTATCGAATGATCCGCAGGCGTTTGCGCAAGGGGGTAGCATCCTGCCGGTTGGGGGTGTTGATCACGGCTACAAGGGCGCAGCGCTGTCGGCCATGCTGGAAGTTTTATCCATGGGACTCGGTGGGTATGGTCGTGGGGATATGGTGGCCGATGATGATGAAGCCAACTCGGTATTTCTGCAGATCATTGATCCATCAGCCTTTGGTAATAGTGAAAATTTTCTACGTCAGACCAGAGCGCTAATGCAGTTGTGGGAAGCCTGTGACAGCGATGATGATTCCGCCGTTCGTATCCCTGGACGGCGCGCGTGGCAGTTGCGAAAGGAGCAACTGCGAAACGGGGTGGAACTCTATCCAACCATCGTGGAAGATCTTCGCGGGCTGGCTGAATCGTACGCTTTGGATATGCCACCCCCGGTTAACTAG